The following are encoded in a window of Salmo trutta chromosome 27, fSalTru1.1, whole genome shotgun sequence genomic DNA:
- the suds3 gene encoding sin3 histone deacetylase corepressor complex component SDS3 isoform X6, producing the protein MAILLLNAIFWFTRGVTLVACWQESYLSRGGVHVFFNFHDTEDASETDLAKHNEDDYVEIKEQMYQDKLASLKRQLTQLQEGTLQEYQKRMKKLDQQYKERLRNADLFLQLETEQVERNHIKEKKAAVKEFDDKKVELKENLIAELEEKKKMIENEKLTMELTGDSMEVKPIMTRKLRRRPNDPVPIPDKRRKPAPAQLNYLLTDEQIMEDLQTLNKQLKSPKRPVSPSSPDHMPTTPVEAPSQRYEARIEEGKLYYDKRWWTPIKL; encoded by the exons ATGGCGATTCTCCTTTTAAACGCCATATTCTGGTTCACACGAGGAGTAACGTTAGTAGCTTGCTGGCAAGAAAGCTACCTGTCACGGGGAGGAGTTCATGTATTTTTCAACTTTCATG ACACTGAAGATGCCAGTGAAACTGACCTAGCGAAACACAACGAGGATGATTATGTGGAAATTAAAGAACA GATGTACCAAGACAAGTTGGCATCATTGAAAAGGCAGTTGACGCAACTCCAAGAAG GAACACTTCAGGAGTACCAGAAGAGAATGAAGAAGCTGGACCAGCAATATAAAGAGAGACTTCGCAATGCTG ATCTCTTCCTCCAACTCGAG acagaacaggtggagaggaACCACATCAAAGAGAAAAAAGCGGCGGTGAAGGAGTTTGACGATAAGAAGGTTGAGCTGAAGGAAAATTTAATTGCGGAgctggaggagaagaagaagatgatAGAGAATGAGAAATTAACAATGGAGTTGACTGGCG ATTCTATGGAGGTGAAACCCATCATGACCCGGAAGTTGAGGAGGCGGCCCAACGATCCAGTCCCCATTCCAGACAAACGAAGGAAACCTGCACCTG CTCAGTTAAACTATTTGCTAACAGACGAACAGATAATGGAAGATCTGCAAACACTGAACAAGCAGCTGAAGTCCCCTAAGCGTCCAG TGTCTCCGTCTTCTCCAGACCATATGCCCACCACTCCAGTAGAGGCCCCTTCACAGCGCTATGAAGCCCGCATCGAAGAAGGAAAGCTCTACTATGACAAGAGatg gtggactccaatcaagttgtag